In a genomic window of Amycolatopsis japonica:
- the serA gene encoding phosphoglycerate dehydrogenase has product MTKPNKPVVLIAEKLAPSVLSVFSDEVEVQHVDGTDRPALLEAVKTADALLVRSATKVDAEVLGATTLLKVVARAGVGLDNVEVPAATERGVLVVNAPTSNIVSAAEHAVALLLAVARRVPAADQSLQGGAWKRSAYSGVEIQGKTIGVVGLGKIGQLFAQRLAAFDTKIIAYDPYVSAARAAQLGIELVTLDELLERADAISIHLPKTPETKGLIGAEALKKTKQGVIIVNAARGGLIDEQALADAVSSGHVGGAGIDVFVTEPTTESPLFGLPNVVVTPHLGASTAEAQDRAGTDVAKSVLLALRGDFVPDAVNVAGGGTVGEHVRPYLSLTQKLGTVLTALNPKAPASVTVVVKGELAAEDVSVLPLAAERGVFSGVVEDQVTFVNAPRVAEELGVQVELVTETESPKFRSLVTVRAVHADGTTLSVSGSVTGKDEVEKLVEVNGRHFDLRAEGNVLLLEYPDRPGIMGRVGTLLGEAGLNIEAAQISQTTDGADAVMLLRVDRSVDSHLLEPIGATVGAHTIRAVNFG; this is encoded by the coding sequence GTGACCAAGCCGAACAAGCCCGTCGTCCTCATCGCCGAGAAGCTCGCGCCCTCCGTGTTGAGCGTCTTCTCCGACGAGGTCGAGGTCCAGCATGTGGACGGCACGGACCGCCCCGCGCTGCTCGAAGCCGTGAAGACGGCGGACGCGCTGCTCGTGCGGTCCGCGACGAAGGTCGACGCCGAGGTCCTCGGCGCCACCACCTTGCTCAAGGTCGTCGCCCGCGCCGGCGTCGGGCTGGACAACGTCGAGGTCCCCGCCGCCACCGAACGCGGTGTGCTGGTGGTCAACGCGCCGACCTCGAACATCGTCTCCGCCGCCGAGCACGCCGTCGCGCTGCTGCTCGCCGTCGCCCGCCGGGTCCCGGCCGCGGACCAGAGCCTCCAGGGCGGCGCGTGGAAGCGCAGCGCCTACTCCGGCGTCGAGATCCAGGGCAAGACCATCGGTGTGGTCGGCCTCGGCAAGATCGGCCAGCTGTTCGCGCAGCGGCTCGCCGCGTTCGACACCAAGATCATCGCGTACGACCCCTACGTCTCGGCCGCCCGCGCGGCGCAGCTCGGCATCGAGCTGGTCACGCTGGACGAGCTGCTGGAGCGCGCCGACGCGATCTCCATCCACCTGCCGAAGACGCCGGAGACCAAGGGCCTCATCGGCGCCGAGGCGCTCAAGAAGACCAAGCAGGGCGTCATCATCGTCAACGCCGCGCGCGGTGGCCTCATCGACGAGCAGGCGCTGGCGGACGCCGTCAGCTCCGGCCACGTCGGCGGTGCCGGTATCGACGTGTTCGTCACCGAGCCCACCACCGAGAGCCCGCTGTTCGGCCTGCCGAACGTCGTCGTCACCCCGCACCTGGGCGCGTCGACCGCCGAGGCGCAGGACCGCGCGGGCACCGACGTCGCGAAGTCCGTGCTGCTCGCGCTGCGCGGCGACTTCGTGCCGGACGCGGTGAACGTCGCGGGCGGCGGCACGGTCGGCGAGCACGTCCGGCCGTACCTCTCGCTCACCCAGAAGCTCGGCACCGTGCTGACCGCCCTGAACCCGAAGGCCCCGGCCTCGGTCACCGTCGTGGTCAAGGGCGAGCTGGCCGCCGAGGACGTCAGCGTGCTGCCGCTCGCGGCCGAGCGCGGCGTGTTCTCCGGCGTCGTCGAGGACCAGGTCACCTTCGTGAACGCGCCGCGCGTCGCCGAAGAACTGGGCGTCCAGGTCGAACTGGTCACCGAGACCGAAAGCCCCAAATTCCGCAGCCTGGTCACCGTCCGCGCGGTCCACGCCGACGGCACGACCCTTTCGGTGTCCGGTTCGGTCACCGGCAAGGACGAGGTCGAGAAGCTGGTCGAGGTCAACGGCCGTCACTTCGACCTGCGCGCCGAGGGCAACGTGCTGCTGCTCGAGTACCCGGACCGCCCGGGCATCATGGGCCGCGTCGGCACGCTGCTCGGCGAGGCGGGCCTCAACATCGAGGCCGCGCAGATCAGCCAGACCACCGACGGCGCGGACGCGGTGATGCTGCTGCGCGTCGACCGTTCCGTCGACTCGCACCTGCTGGAGCCGATCGGCGCCACCGTCGGCGCGCACACGATCCGCGCGGTCAACTTCGGCTGA
- a CDS encoding S8 family peptidase codes for MNRSRVPRWAIRSSAAVFAALLATSVTGATAAAQDVPLADGVTPAKIDRNGFQGKVEPKLKAAQGQITAFVELAKQPAVDAFNAEQNKGAGKEKAKKAAKDAKAAAAATVNSVVGQLKAADAGTQLVTQTANAVAGAVVTADAAKIRELAKRPDVVSVKKVVPKTRTNSSAVQLTNTLASWQQTGRYGDGIRVGVIDDGIDYTHADFGGPGTAEAYNAINRDQATPAFPTDKVVGGIDLVGDAYDSGSDDPALKTPKPDPNPLACGHHGTHVAGTVAGFGVDEAGKTFTGDYKKLNKKKIEAMQIGPGTAPKALLYAIKVFGCDGSTNVTSQALDWSLDPDGDGDFTDHLDVVNLSLGGDFATPDDPDSLFVRKIAANNVVPVFSAGNGGDLNDVGGAPGNTPEALTVASSRDASVLRDAVEAVAPDGVKGAKTGQFSQNYATYDTLDVTAPVVTLSADNAAGCKPYSEADKAKAAGKIVFLEWDDNDATRACGSGARSNNAQAAGAKGALFSSTLEHFSAGIAGNAALPTFQLTGSATASVRPAVAAGTLQIRMTGKGRVSVPTTDQSIVDTPSSFTSRGGRGPAVKPDVAAPGDSISSALAGSGAGRLVISGTSMAAPHTSGITALIRQAHPDWSVEEVKASVINTAGHDIHDASGRVYGPQRVGSGRIDAKAALDNQVLAYVVDNPGFVSVNFGVVEAGGPVTLTKTVKVVNKGIKPVEYSVGYEAVNSLPGVEYTVDKPTVKLSPRGIALVKVTLKIADPKALRKVMDPTMAATQVGLARQFVADASGRIAFTPKSGTTVPLRLSVYSAPKPVSSINTPGNVNFGAGQNQAVLNLTGKGVDQGSGAQRYRSLISVLELQAESPQLPECDGDVTTDCTLNQTAKGADLRYIGAASTAPLAKAQGEPENALLAFGLTTWSDLANLGSNTSPFVDIDTTGDGQPDFETYVTKVTSTDVLVAVTVALKPGFPQVDIQPINGQLGDVDTNVYDTNVVVLPVSIAALGIDPNAASHKISYTVGTSGFYAAPGADSSTIDYVGTPLSFDALAPAYTVQGGGDSALGYVAKPGTALVVNRNAAAQDTVLGLLAIEHHNASGNRANVVKIQTNAGGGNTGVDRPGNGGRHTGRQPIGVG; via the coding sequence ATGAACAGATCCCGCGTACCCCGATGGGCCATCCGCTCATCGGCCGCGGTCTTCGCCGCGTTGCTCGCGACGTCCGTGACCGGGGCGACCGCAGCCGCGCAGGATGTCCCCCTCGCGGACGGTGTCACACCGGCGAAGATCGACCGTAACGGATTCCAGGGGAAGGTCGAGCCGAAGCTCAAGGCCGCCCAAGGGCAGATCACCGCCTTCGTCGAGCTGGCCAAGCAGCCCGCCGTCGACGCCTTCAACGCCGAGCAGAACAAGGGCGCGGGCAAGGAGAAGGCGAAGAAGGCCGCGAAGGACGCCAAGGCCGCCGCGGCCGCGACGGTGAACTCCGTCGTCGGTCAGCTCAAGGCCGCCGACGCCGGCACCCAGCTGGTCACCCAGACCGCCAACGCGGTCGCCGGCGCGGTCGTCACGGCCGACGCGGCGAAGATCCGCGAGCTGGCGAAGCGGCCGGACGTCGTCTCGGTCAAGAAGGTGGTCCCCAAGACCCGCACCAACTCCAGTGCGGTCCAGCTGACCAACACGCTCGCGTCGTGGCAGCAGACCGGCCGCTACGGCGACGGCATCCGCGTCGGCGTGATCGACGACGGCATCGACTACACCCACGCCGACTTCGGCGGCCCGGGCACGGCCGAGGCCTACAACGCGATCAACCGCGACCAGGCCACCCCGGCCTTCCCGACCGACAAGGTCGTCGGCGGTATCGACCTGGTCGGCGACGCCTACGACTCGGGCAGCGACGACCCGGCCCTCAAGACCCCGAAGCCGGACCCCAACCCGCTCGCCTGCGGCCACCACGGCACGCACGTCGCGGGCACGGTCGCCGGTTTCGGTGTCGACGAAGCGGGCAAGACCTTCACGGGCGACTACAAGAAGCTCAACAAGAAGAAGATCGAAGCGATGCAGATCGGCCCGGGCACCGCGCCCAAGGCCCTCCTGTACGCCATCAAGGTCTTCGGCTGCGACGGCTCGACCAACGTCACCTCGCAGGCGCTCGACTGGTCGCTCGACCCGGACGGCGACGGCGACTTCACCGACCACCTCGACGTGGTGAACCTGTCCCTCGGCGGCGACTTCGCCACCCCGGACGACCCGGACTCGCTGTTCGTGCGCAAGATCGCCGCGAACAACGTCGTCCCGGTGTTCTCCGCGGGCAACGGCGGCGACCTCAACGACGTCGGCGGCGCGCCGGGCAACACGCCCGAGGCGCTGACCGTCGCCAGCAGCCGTGACGCGTCCGTCCTCCGCGACGCCGTCGAAGCCGTCGCTCCCGACGGCGTCAAGGGCGCGAAGACCGGCCAGTTCAGCCAGAACTACGCGACCTACGACACGCTCGACGTCACCGCGCCGGTGGTCACGCTGTCGGCCGACAACGCCGCCGGCTGCAAGCCGTACTCCGAAGCCGACAAGGCCAAGGCCGCGGGCAAGATCGTGTTCCTCGAATGGGACGACAACGACGCGACCCGCGCCTGCGGTTCCGGCGCCCGTTCCAACAACGCGCAGGCAGCCGGTGCCAAGGGCGCGCTGTTCTCCTCGACGCTGGAGCACTTCTCGGCGGGTATCGCGGGCAACGCGGCCCTGCCGACGTTCCAGCTGACCGGCAGCGCGACCGCCTCGGTCCGCCCGGCGGTGGCCGCGGGCACGCTGCAGATCCGGATGACCGGCAAGGGCCGCGTGTCCGTGCCGACCACCGATCAGTCCATTGTGGACACCCCGAGCTCGTTCACCTCGCGTGGCGGGCGCGGCCCGGCCGTCAAGCCGGACGTCGCGGCGCCCGGTGACTCGATCTCGTCGGCGCTGGCCGGCAGCGGAGCGGGCCGCCTGGTCATCTCCGGGACGTCGATGGCGGCTCCGCACACCTCGGGCATCACCGCCCTGATCCGTCAGGCGCACCCGGACTGGTCGGTCGAGGAGGTCAAGGCCTCGGTCATCAACACCGCCGGCCACGACATCCACGACGCTTCGGGCCGGGTCTACGGTCCGCAGCGCGTCGGCAGCGGCCGGATCGACGCGAAGGCCGCGCTGGACAACCAGGTCCTGGCCTACGTCGTCGACAACCCCGGCTTCGTCTCGGTCAACTTCGGCGTCGTCGAAGCGGGCGGCCCGGTCACCCTGACCAAGACGGTCAAGGTGGTCAACAAGGGCATCAAGCCGGTCGAGTACTCGGTGGGCTACGAAGCCGTGAACTCGCTCCCCGGTGTCGAGTACACAGTGGACAAGCCGACGGTGAAGCTGAGCCCGCGCGGTATCGCGCTGGTGAAGGTGACCCTGAAGATCGCCGACCCCAAGGCGCTCCGCAAGGTCATGGACCCGACCATGGCGGCCACGCAGGTCGGCCTCGCCCGCCAGTTCGTGGCGGACGCCTCCGGCCGGATCGCGTTCACCCCGAAGAGCGGCACGACCGTTCCGCTGCGGCTCTCGGTGTACTCAGCGCCGAAGCCCGTTTCGTCCATCAACACCCCGGGCAACGTCAACTTCGGCGCCGGCCAGAACCAGGCCGTGCTGAACCTGACCGGCAAGGGCGTGGACCAGGGCTCCGGTGCGCAGCGGTACCGCTCGCTGATCAGCGTGCTCGAACTGCAGGCGGAATCCCCGCAGCTGCCCGAGTGCGACGGCGACGTCACCACCGACTGCACGCTGAACCAGACCGCCAAGGGCGCCGACCTGCGCTACATCGGCGCGGCGTCGACCGCTCCGCTGGCCAAGGCGCAGGGTGAGCCGGAGAACGCGCTGCTGGCCTTCGGTCTCACCACCTGGAGCGACCTGGCCAACCTGGGCAGCAACACCTCGCCGTTCGTGGACATCGACACCACGGGCGACGGGCAGCCGGACTTCGAGACCTATGTGACCAAGGTGACGTCGACCGACGTCCTCGTGGCGGTCACCGTGGCCCTGAAGCCGGGCTTCCCGCAGGTGGACATCCAGCCGATCAACGGCCAGCTCGGCGACGTCGACACGAACGTGTACGACACCAACGTCGTCGTGCTGCCGGTGAGCATCGCCGCGCTGGGGATCGACCCCAACGCCGCGTCGCACAAGATCAGCTACACGGTCGGGACCTCCGGGTTCTACGCGGCGCCTGGTGCGGACTCGTCGACGATCGACTACGTCGGCACGCCGCTTTCGTTCGACGCCTTGGCTCCCGCGTACACGGTCCAGGGCGGCGGCGACTCCGCGCTGGGCTACGTCGCGAAGCCGGGCACGGCGCTGGTGGTCAACCGCAACGCGGCCGCGCAGGACACCGTGCTGGGCCTGCTGGCGATCGAGCACCACAACGCCTCGGGCAACCGGGCGAACGTGGTGAAGATCCAGACGAACGCGGGTGGAGGCAACACGGGTGTCGACCGGCCGGGCAACGGCGGGCGGCACACCGGACGTCAGCCGATCGGTGTGGGCTGA